aatgggagggggtataatctaatggaaatagacgccgattattccatatgatgtttcatgggagtgacatggtcaccgtttattcgaggggaatttatttaaagatcgacgtttattcggtgagtgaacattgaggtcaaatatcaaaagtgatattattcttcaagtgtacaaaaatacatatatgacaaatttgagacaaaaattaattcttttaagaccagtggttatcgaagcattgtcctgacgcaaaaattattattattattagcgaacccagtctttacagtaaatacagggagtactatataattcgttcgactatcctatgatcatgtgtgacaatcttcagtttataccaggctatatttatgttcaatcttttacttttgtttacaataatgaatagtaattcgtcaaagtaacaaattaaaatatagttattaattcctattatacactgttgcagagtcaggttgttgaatagtctgggtggttagggtgttctaaagggatagttttctgggtggtaattgtccggcgggtaattgtccggggggtaattgttcctagggggtaattgtccggggggtagttgtccagggggtagttgtcctaagggggttgttgtcctaagggggtagttgtccggggggtatttgtccggggggtagttgtcctaagggggtagtggtccaggtggtggttgtccggggggtagttgtccgggggtaaatgtccagggggtgaatatccggatacgaaataaaaatattagttGAACCTCCAGTTCAACCTGGTTCATTCGGTAGATTAACTTTTCATTTGTCGAAATTAAAGGTTCAAACctttgtttataaattataataaattttatacagTTTATGTTAACAGTAATTTACAATCAAATTATACCCGTGTGTATAAGGTGAAAGGAATAGCTATCCAATCGAACCTAAAAACAACGTAAGAGGGcgattaattgataattaacaCCAGTTGCTTTTAATTAGTTGCATGCACTCAATCAAAGCATCTCAagatatttatgttttaattcaaTGTGCTATAATTATTAGGAATCATCTTTTATATACATAACTGTATTTATTATGTTCAACTTTTATATAACAAAAGCAAAAGATTGCACTATTGGTATTGTTTGGTAAAtggattataaaaaaaatgtggtgtatATCCAAATCATGCCGCTATGcattcataacattttaataatttagtttaattttaataagacTATACGTGAAAGCAATCAAATCTCTTTAGGATATTtggtggctctgaaaagagccgtTTGGTTTAAATTTGGTCGTAAATACTTTAGTTCTTTGCAGCCGCCTTCTTTGGTGATTTTGAAGCCTTTTTAGCTTTCGGCTTTTTAGGTTTCTTGGTCTTTGGCTTCTTTGCAGGAGATTTAGCCTTCTTAGGCTTAGAAGATAGCTTCTTTTTTTCCGACTTCTTTGCCTTTTTAGGTGACTTGGTAGCCTTCTTTGCAGCTGGTTTCTTTGCCTTCTTTGCAGCTGGTTTTTTGGTCTTTGTTGCCTTCTTCTCCTTATCTGCAACTGCCTTCTTCTTAGCTTTTTCCTTCTTTGCCTTTGCAGCCGCATCAGCTTTTGCTGCAGCCTGGTTTAGCTTGAATGAACCACTGGCTCCAGTACCCTTAGGCTGGACCAGTTTGTTGCTCTCGACTCCGCGTTTCAACGCCATACGGAGATGGGTTTTCATGTTGGCAGGATCTACTTTGTAGTTGGCTAGAATGTACTTAGCAATAGCCTGACGAGATGAACCGTTTCTTTCCTTCAAAGCACCAATTGCTGCCGAAATCATGTCGATGTAAGTAGGGTGAGCAGCAGGCTTCTTTGCTGCAGCCTTCTTAGTTTTAGTTTTATCAGCCATCTTAGATAGGTAACACACTTTAGCACGAATCAAATAGCAGGTTAAAATATTATGataaaagttcaaaattgaaaGCTAGCTTTATATCGATGTTGCGGACCTATACTAAAGCAACCGTATTGTTTCCCAGACCGCCTTTTTGTGTTGCAATATTTACAatgatttttacaaatattgtgtttgttATTGGCTTAATTGTtgctaaaataaacaattaatattcatattttttcgttCTTGTTGAActacaataaattacaatatattctttttatatATCCGAGTTTTTAACCGAATATTCGGCTAGgttacaaacatatacacagtCAACATGTAAGTTTGTGTTTtgaaaaccatatttatttcacaaaataatgaaattggcaagaaattagaaatattcttaaataaaaaatattaatataacaaaatcattattatatactTAAATACTGAATAGAAATTGAAGAATATATTTCAGTTTTTCTGTTTAGTTTTGAGTCAATAATATCAGTGACTTGAACACAATTGTACTAATCTCAACCACTATATATTTTTGACTAAATATTATATTCGGGAtatttctactgtatttaattcGTACAACTTGGGTACCAAATACATTTTCAAACATGTTTGATATACCGAAAGATTGAAACTTCTTTTTAgttgcttttttttatttaatactttattttctttgagATCCAATTACTGTCATTTTTTCTCCAGATCGTTGGATTTAATATATGTTAGTCAACATTATTCAGTAAGTGGTGTTCTTACAACCAAAAATCTGTTCTGAATACAGTTTTAGGGTTtcggttttttttaaatataaaaaaatagcaTCTAAATGGTTCGCTAACGttgaataaaatagtttattggTTAGGACATCTATATTTATGTTGTTTGAATATTTTCTCATTCTCGCAGATTTCCTCATCTCTTTATCGttgaaattaatttatcaaacaattaataaaaacaatgtcgattgattatatattttaaagtgtaACTTTCACCAGGTTCACCGATACAGTATTTTAGATAAGTTCAGTGGTTTTTATAAAGACACTTAAATATCATGGAGTTGGTACACATACATAATTCCAGACTCATTAAATAAGTTCAACAGAGTATTTAGTACAATTCCCTTTAACACATGAGTTGCCATTTAATACCATACTTTTTGGAGGTCTGAAATTTATGAATGATACATTTAACGGAAACTATATTCGTTAAATAAACTATACACAAAAATAAAggattaaaaatagattttatggATTAAATCTATTCTTAAAAAATGGGAGCAGACAAAACACATGAAAACAGCAACAAGTTAGAAAATAGGCAAACTTCAAATCAAACTTGTCATTATTATATAGACAAATCATGGAAAGAGAAATGCCAATGGTAAATCAATGAGGCCGGATAACCTATATTATTGGCTTATTGGTGAAAATGTTATAATCTTAAACGCCATGTTTGAAATGTGTATGTATGTTAACtgtaatgatatttaaaaagaatagataatgaataatttcaaataggattgtatttcaaaatattgtagataataataaagttctatttttttctattttaatttatatatagatatgacAGTAATAACTAATCTTTAGGCTGGactatacagtactgtattttgcaAATCCAATACTGTAATtactttaataaattaataataaatcacgAAAATGAAAGACAAGCTAATAAAATCTCTTTTGGGACATGtggtggctctgaaaagagccgtTTGGTTTGAGATTCAGCAAAATGATGTTTACTTGGAGCTGGTGTATTTGGTGACAGCCTTGGTACCCTCAGAGACAGCATGCTTAGCCAATTCACCAGGAAGCAATAGACGGACAGCGGTCTGGACTTCCCTGCTGGTGATGGTAGATTTCTTGTTGTAGTGAGCAAGACGAGATGCTTCTCCTGCAATACGTTCGAAGATGTCGTTGACGAAACTGTTCATGATTCCCATGGCTCTGCTGGAGATACCAGTGTCTGGGTGAACTTGCTTCAACACCTTGTAGATGTAGATGCTGTAGCTTTCCTTTCGCTTACGTTTCCTCTTCTTGTCAGTAGTTCTTACAGCCTTAGCCTTACCGGCTTTCTTGGCAGCTTTTCCTGAAGTTTTTGGTGGCATGATTTTAGTAACTACGATACGAGTAAAGTAATCAAGTGAAGATTTTCATATCGCTCAGTGTATTTATTGACTTTGGTATGCAAATGAGGTTTTCCAGTTAGGCTCGCTAGTCGACGGTTTTCATTGGTTGTTGACTGCGCGCAATTTATTGAATGTACAAAACAAAAGCTTACTTGTTCTTTGTTAACATTTGGAGGGAAGAAGACAAGTAAAACACCTTATCTTTTTACAGTAATGTATTGagtatttgtaatttttgtatGTATGCTTCATTTTGTACCTACCACCAATACAATGGTGTACTTTACGAACACAAAAGGTAggataaaaattgaaaatgtacCTCACAATGTGAACTATTTGGtgtatattgtaataaataatctGATGTCTTGTCCTTACATaacataaatacagtagttaagtggtttttcaatatattaatataaaataatatcaaacaattgaaaaaataattttgttatataccaaaaaaatgtttagtaaatcgtttttaataatgtatgaaaacaaccagtacatttattttattcttatgtGCGTGTTTAATAAAATGGTGTGGTAcgtcattcattttaaaatagtcAAAAATGTAATTCTCATCCCGAATACTGTATAGTACggtacatgtacaaataatttcaagaGGTGGAAAATGAAAGGTTGTACAGttacatgtattattattacagtagagCAACAAGGCGAACATCAAACTAAACTTTCTAGAAAGGCCATCAGCCTTCATTGCAAAGTTCACATTCATGTTGATTCGCTTTAACTGTCTGTAGTACtttgtgtattttaattatatgtaaactgactttggggttgggttAACCAACTCAGCTATAGAGTGAGTGATTATAGACGGAATAAAAAACTAAATGAaagttataatttatatagacaattcatgagaaaaaaaattgcaattacAGTAGTAAGTATACttaatgtatgtactgtatttttaccTGTTTTTCATATTAgattataatgtaggcctatcagtTTATATACTAAGCTTGACTTgatgtatattaaatattatatggtagagaaacacaacaaataaagTAGACAATTGCTAATTTAATCTCTTTTGTACATATTgtggctctgaaaagagcctTTTGGTTTGAGAAAACGGAGAATTATCTTATGCACGTTCTCCACGGATACGGCGGGCAAGTTGGATGTCCTTTGGCATGATGGTAACACGTTTGGCGTGGATGGCACACAAGTTGGTATCTTCGAAAAGCCCAACTAGGTATGCTTCGCTAGCCTCTTGAAGAGCCATGACAGCTGAGCTCTGGAAACGAAGATCTGTCTTAAAATCTTGGGCGATTTCACGGACAAGACGTTGGAATGGGAGCTTTCGGATAAGAAGCTCAGTGCTCTTCTGGTAACGACGGATCTCACGAAGAGCGACGGTTCCAGGCCTATAACGATGAGGCTTCTTTACTCCACCGGTGGCTGGTGCACTCTTTCGTGCTGCCTTGGTTGCAAGTTGTTTTCGGGGAGCTTTTCCTCCGGTAGATTTACGTGCAGTTTGCTTAGTACGAGCCATCTTTGTTTTTTAACTAATAAAATTGatatcaaaattgtttaaattcttGCGTTTATATAAGGACCTATGTTTGCAAGGGTAATTAACTACAAGCAATACGATTGGCTAAATGGAAACTTGTGTTTCTTTGTTATATTCAATCAGCAATCAAGTGATTGGCTAAATTTTACTGTTTAGAACACGTCCGCAGTTTCGTTTTCAATAATGTGGCGGGGGTTCCACAGATTAACAAAACGAATTCTATTGGTTGAAATCTGTGGCTAAGAACACGTCCGGAGCTCACCAAAATATTGCgccttttttgttttttttttgcagaatttATTAAACTGCATAATGGCCTTTTAAAgtgtgattttattaatcttcatttttttatgttttttggggataagttattttgtattttaggCCTCTGCTATCTGATAATAAtgtagaaattaaaaaaaaacctttgatATATccatttttctatttatttttaaatcaggcccatatcttttctttttttatccaAACAATGATGCATctctttttatatttaattcattGTTTGTTGCAAACATGTCACTCTTCTTTGTGTAATCGATTCTGTTTTATGcaactacagtatttatttctacaatgtttacaaaatatgatATAGCCTATACAGGGGttcatgtgtataataataagTGTAAGCATGGATTTAATCCATGGCGTAAGTAATTAGAAACGTGGTTTATTTTGTGTGTTAAAAGTGAACATTTCATACGTACTTTATGTTCTATATAATATGGAAATATATATCTATCCATTATAATAGTACTGTAAATGATGTTAAGtcgaggataataaataatacacacTACAAGAAACTTTTTGTCTAATTTGTAGATGATGGTGAAagcaaaatattgaaataaccCCAATTTACACATAAATTAGCTTTTTGGTGTTAAGTACCGTGTTGTTATATTGTTACTTTGTgctaattcaatttcttttggACAAAAtggtggctctgaaaagagccgtTTGGTTTGAGAATGCGGTAAGCAATACGAATTTACTTGGCTTTGGCCTGGGTCTTCTTTGGTAGAAGTACAGCTTGGATGTTTGGTAGTACACCTCCCTGTGCGATGGTCACACTTCCGAGAAGTCTGTTCAACTCTTCATCATTACGGATGGCAAGTTGAAGATGACGAGGGATGATTCTGCTCTTCTTGTTATCACGGGCAGCGTTGCCAGCCAACTCCAAGATTTCAGCAGTCAAGTATTCGAGTACGGCAGCCATGTAGACTGGGGCACCAGCGCCGACACGGGATGCGTAGTTACCTTTTCGCAAGAATCTGTGAACACGACCGACTGGAAACTGAAGTCCAGCACGGCTTGATCGGCTCTTGGCCTTTCCTTTAGCTTTTCCTCCTTTGCCACGTCCAGACATATTTGTTACTTGCTAATTGTATTTCGGTATACAGTATtcgaaaataatgaataatgatGATTCAAACAGTACCTGGTGTTTTATAGCCGCTTTTGGTTCGCCCTACGGAAATCTTGTACTGATGTGACCAATCACGGTCGTCCGCGCTGTAGGCGGTAATCACTTCTATTGTGTAGACGTTCTTTGTTATTTTGGCGCAAATTTACAAAATCTCACAACGGTTATATATCACaggtatatttttttcaattttatacataaaaaatacattcatgAAATTTAGCAGCAGGAAAAAGGTAACATTTTTCAACAGAATTGCACAGAAAAGGattacaataaaacaataataaataaataacatattagAAATGTCATGACAACGGTTAAATTCGAATTCATACTAAATCTTATAGTCTGTAAATTTGAAAAACAATGCacagtaaatacatttataaaacaagTTTTTCATAAATGTAATATCTAAGACCAGTTAAATCCAAAATTCAACCTGATGTCACTATACCAAAGTAAATAATTCTATTACAAAGTACCTGTTCGATTTTATGCTCATATAAATAATGATTAACCTGGGTAATAAATATGAACTATCCCCCACTGAAACAATTACAAGCATGTACTTCTTTAATGAACATTTGGTAAACACCATGCATAGGTTCTTATAAATGTCTTATATTAAATAACATTGTAAAAGAGTCCAAATTGTATCTGTTatacattaacaatattatatagGCCAATGTGAACATGAGCATCATGAtgtaattatattgttaaatatgtttTCTGATACTcagaaaatttaattaatacagggctgcaaattaacttttttacttggtagcactatcaaatttgtatgatggctcataataatttttggtaGCACCACCAATTTTTTTAGTAGCACCTTTTCATCGACAACAACCTTCCCTCAAACCCCATCCGCGCAGATCcgtttttagtttagttgggggggggggggaggtatACAAATaaagcccccccccccccgcgcttgggggggggggatttttaagtaattataggttgtttcaatcgatttctgagcaCATAGATTGGGTTATGCACATTTTAGGCACTGGTCCTGATGCGCCACTTATATTCACGCAAGATTTATTCTTTTTACGGTACggaaagaaattactgctttgTATATACGCGTAACCTTTCGTAGCCTACGCGTAAATAGaccgtaggtcattgttctctaaACGTATCCTGCAATTTACAAAGTATTGTTCGttgcctacgatgtattgtttatgATAATATCTACGCGTCGATACACCAATTAAATGTCATCGCCTTTAGGAGCATGAacaatggaaacaaacatgtatttgttggctaattaaaatcctagtAGAAGACGttaatttttgtagccgccctacaCATCGGTTGTCCTAATTTGGCAGGACatccgccgacgagacgacatcgggccCGAGGCCCTCAACTCACGCAGAGagagtttcggcggcctacatgattcaatccgACCATTCAATCCTACCTTggtttagcgaattataaaaacaacaacaccTTGGCTAGGacgcaaacaaaatatatgcaaaataaatatatattccatgttaagatttaacataggcctttgtaaattattattacgataaaaggcccgaccagaatttggaggggaaaaacgTGCGAATCGTGGGAACAGTTTATAGAGCTGTATTACGTTTCACGTGACGCAAAATTCAGGTACTCTGTTTTGTAGCCACGTGGTAAaacagagtatcgcgtttcatgacatgtgaccaaaaaactaggtctgtattaattacgatcttctgtcggcagtctttttgagcgaccgattgaacgttctgatactatatttagaatgaattgtttacgatctttttgtttgcatgtttttggatcgactggacgttcgctatattattttttattagttggcatagttcattgtgttggatcgtgtctcGTATACGTTTACATTGTAGGAAATTTATATTCACCGTTGTTGAgagtaaaaaaacacacacaaatgaaacatttacgaataaaaaatattatattatatatttcttagtaaTGTACAAATTGGTCCTCCTCCGCCAGTCAAAATTAACACATTAAATAATAGTTTTCACACCTTGTTACTTACTATAGAACATCGTGaggttgtttattgaggttactaacgaagccaaacaatgtaacctacaaagccaacaacgtagcctgttttatctacgaagctacttcgtaggaaAAGCTGCGGTATTTTCTCTGATATATCATTTTCGATAATCAGAATCtggaataaagtattaaatctacTGATAAACAATACTGCTGTTTAATCTATATAatgaatagatattattatatatatcattaattacattatttagtaATCATGATATAACCATTATACTGCCTAAAAAATGCTGATGGCTGCGCGGCGACAATCCTTAGTATCTGCCGCGCCCGCCCTGGCTAACTTCTGTGTACGGCggtacaattgtttttttatattcctTCTTTAAAACGGAGGTGATTTTTCCACGAGGTTTGTGTCGTCCGCGCGTCACACTGTGCTGTGTATTTGGTGTCCTTTTGTGTGATTGGGTAAGGCAGCATACAATAAATGGACGAACTTCCAATCACAACGAGTGTAAAATGTTTAGGGGCTttgtacgcttgaatgaacctgACTCCTTTGCGGCGGCGGTGACTAGTGGAAACTCCTGAGCCTTCCGTAGAGTAGAGAGAGATTAAATTACAACACAGTTAAATAGGGAAAACACACCTGACTTCAATTTGAAACAACTCGCACAAGCAGACGATCttgtcgcgctatgcgcgacctATTCTGTTGCTTTAGTCGCAAACAGAAAAATTAGGTCGCAAATGCGACCAAATACcccttaatttgcagccctgtaataaaaaaagataaattaatcctatttttgttataattacaGTAACAACTGTATAGTGAACATGAGAATCATGACGTAGTATCTGCCtcctcagacctctggtcaaggtgggcactggacgacaGAAGCCCTtcatcaatgttaggaccaatcaaggtgctttaaaatCTCTTTTGTACATGTGGTGGCTCTGAAAAGACAACAAATGTTGATATAGTTTGCGGTCGACAACCACGTTTATGTAGACTTTGATCGTTctctcaggagtgagaatggtGTAGATTTGGAATTTTGTACTTAAAATACAATAACCTGGTATTTCTAATGACAttcttaaatttatttattcctCGTATAGTGGATAGCAATATATATACACTTGTATATTGTAGTGTACATACTATAAATAAACAGACATATTAGCAAACAAATCTCTTTTGTACATGtggtggctctgaaaagagccgtTTGGTTTGAAATTGAAACTGCTTATCCACCGAATCCGTACAGGGTTCGGCCTTGTCTCTTCAAGGCGTAGACGACATCCATAGCGGTGACGGTCTTTCTCTTGGCATGCTCAGTGTAagttagtctgggttccagacggagttttgtcttaatattagtaaaaagataaatattttggcacatatggcgtttcatacgtatactacttgattttggatactccgtctggggaaacacgcacaagtcacgtggtttgacaccaagaattcttggtgcatacaattatccggttgactagtttcagctgcatgcgattggctactcactcgtacactgttttaatattcatatttcagaagttcaaagactcaacaactaagatggtgcgcatgcgctatgttacgtttagacaacgTGCACttggtacattgatgaaagtttctgaaggctagaaatgattttatatgcctagtagttcggtaaacatttgatgggatttttcccaagaacatgaaaactcgtcttgataagataggctgcttctccgcaaatcaaacattgaatggatcatttattacgcggagataatttgatttaattcccacccagaccctgtcctgttatGTGTAGTGTGTGGTGTAGctttgttgtgtgccggtggtatgtaggcctactttattggcgttttatttggcaggtcatacgtgcgagttgagtaggacctacgaaagaggcctaggccaatgactaaacaattaataaaaaaacaacttggcaacacgattttatcaGCAGTCTCGTCTCGTACATTCtgacattcagcactgtacgtactcgatcttttcattttgaaacaagatgatcattggttgattcgaaatctatatttacataccgcccgccccatatagccaaatacggtatgatcacctacgtcattcttatcggacgTTTGCGGTCtacaaatcgatttctatacgcgtttcacaagtctgtattttcagacaaaaatcgcggtcgcaataaaaacaaaattataaataaacaagaaaatacagacttggggcaagtctaagtGTAAGTTACAGCATCACGAATGACATTCTCAAGGAATACCTTGAGTACACCACGGGTTTCCTCGTAGATAAGACCAGAGATTCTCTTGACACCACCACGGCGAGCAAGACGACGGATAGCCGGTTTTGTGATCCCTTGGATGTTATCACGCAACACCTTACGATGACGCTTAGCGCCTCCTTTTCCAAGTCCCTTTCCTCCTTTACCACGTCCAGACATGTTGTAGATATTCAGTTATTTTCTTCGAAGACAAATTCGAAATTATGTTAACCGATTCAGAAATAGACGTACTTATAGAGCAAATGCGGACGTGAATTTGGACTGCTCTACTTGACCTTTGTACCGAAACTCAAATAGCCTTTGTATTTAGTTTTGGTGGGAAATACAATAACACTGTACTTTCTCGTTATCTTTTTTCATCTACGTAAAGTAAACGGAAAGCAGttgtttgtattgaattttgGTGGGAAATACAAGGCGTTTTTTTTTGACAGGCAATTCATATTCAGCATCTCTTTCTTCTTTATAATTATTTCCTCGAAACAACAAACCTTTTATCAAATTAAtagttttgatattaaattcgatatttaaaGCCTTGTGAATGTTATACTTTTTTTAAGCAATAGGTTTGCCGataattcttaataattatCCAAATAGCATGTCTACAGTTTATCCTACTGAAAATGTTTATCTACTAGCTAGTTGCTAAATCTGCCAGTCTTAATTTAATCAGACTCAGAGGAGTTCATCTTTTCAGGAGCTTTCTGGGTTATTGGAGATAATGGTGATTTGAGGTTTTGAAGATGTGCATAAcatgataaataaatactgtaatacttTAAAAAGGGGCTGCATATTCAAAAGCTCCTAGTGGATGCAGCTATGTATCATATAATGATGACACGAGATGAAGATCATATTATTATGATGTATCATTTTGTCTTTAGATATAGACACAGTATAGAACAATTGATCATGGCCAATATGCCTGAACGATAAATTTCCACTAGTACAGGAAAAAtatggttgaaaaaattgcaacataATTTATTTCACTACAATGCATATATGATTATATTAAAAGTCTAGaaaatccaggtaggggaaataggtttttaaaataaaatggcgaaaatgtctaaaaattgaccaaaaaaacataaatagtagATCTAATTACCACTTTATAGCAGTTTTTACaatgctttttatatttctgtCAATAGTGTCAAACATTTCAAatgcaatatacatattaattttattagaaaatggcagcaaaaaaaacacacatttaaGTATCAAGATATCACCACAGTTATAATAATAGACAACATACTCCAGTGCATTAAAATGCATAGGACTACATTTGTACTGTCATAACATAGAATACAATATTACAATCTTTTAATTCATTCACTTTCATTAATATCAGGTTACCATTCCCCCGCGCCCCCACCATCTATAGTTAGGAATTGATCATGTGCTGATACCTTGACCTTACTGGTGGTAAATTTGTCATGATgatttactctcattgccttaCCCAAGGGTTccaaatgatcagcaattgctggaccgatcaccctcataaaatatggttaaaaaaactTCAATTTATGTATTTAGATTTCCTGTCCCTCAAAACATACACTTTGCCACCAAAAAAATCACTTCCATACACAATCTAGAAGCTGAGGTATTTATACTACAGAATCAAAgagtgtattttatttatttaatctaaattgtatatttttaaaatgtaaatattagaatatataattatgtttatcaAAGAAATGGTACATCTTTTAGATTGTTTAATATTGGAAGCAATTAATGCAATtgatgttgtatatttttatcaatataataattttatttataata
This DNA window, taken from Antedon mediterranea chromosome 9, ecAntMedi1.1, whole genome shotgun sequence, encodes the following:
- the LOC140059600 gene encoding late histone H1-like; this translates as MADKTKTKKAAAKKPAAHPTYIDMISAAIGALKERNGSSRQAIAKYILANYKVDPANMKTHLRMALKRGVESNKLVQPKGTGASGSFKLNQAAAKADAAAKAKKEKAKKKAVADKEKKATKTKKPAAKKAKKPAAKKATKSPKKAKKSEKKKLSSKPKKAKSPAKKPKTKKPKKPKAKKASKSPKKAAAKN
- the LOC140059602 gene encoding histone H2B, gonadal-like, which codes for MPPKTSGKAAKKAGKAKAVRTTDKKRKRKRKESYSIYIYKVLKQVHPDTGISSRAMGIMNSFVNDIFERIAGEASRLAHYNKKSTITSREVQTAVRLLLPGELAKHAVSEGTKAVTKYTSSK
- the LOC140058834 gene encoding histone H3, translated to MARTKQTARKSTGGKAPRKQLATKAARKSAPATGGVKKPHRYRPGTVALREIRRYQKSTELLIRKLPFQRLVREIAQDFKTDLRFQSSAVMALQEASEAYLVGLFEDTNLCAIHAKRVTIMPKDIQLARRIRGERA
- the LOC140059601 gene encoding histone H2A-like, translating into MSGRGKGGKAKGKAKSRSSRAGLQFPVGRVHRFLRKGNYASRVGAGAPVYMAAVLEYLTAEILELAGNAARDNKKSRIIPRHLQLAIRNDEELNRLLGSVTIAQGGVLPNIQAVLLPKKTQAKAK